A single window of Macaca mulatta isolate MMU2019108-1 chromosome 9, T2T-MMU8v2.0, whole genome shotgun sequence DNA harbors:
- the LOC144331090 gene encoding uncharacterized protein LOC144331090, whose product MDRCPRLHSVSAVLQEAQTLAETSKNSYVSHLISSQPETQVIIETTGLIFYLVNQSTFMQLRKGKLSRIRSQPSGTTRSREYPGPAGPQVQPAPPRPVQRSWDTRGSPAMPPKAKGTGSGDFLALPDDFLPPQPPPPRLDDPELPPPPPDFVPPPAAVVKRPPMPHPANRHEASMFTSSK is encoded by the exons ATGGACAGATGCCCCAGGCTGCATTCTGTCAGTGCTGTTCTCCAAGAGGCCCAGACACTCGCTGAAACATCCAAG aactCATATGTATCTCATTTGATCTCATCACAACCTGAGACACAGGTCATAATAGAGACTACGGGGCTCATTTTCTACCTGGTGAACCAGTCAACTTTCATGCAGTTGAGAAAAGGTAAACTGTCCAg GATAAGAAGCCAGCCCTCAGGAACCACCAGGAGCCGGGAGTACCCCGGCCCCGCAGGGCCCCAAGTCCAGCCTGCCCCACCCCGTCCGGTGCAGAGGTCCTGGGACACCAGGGGCAGCCCCGCCATGCCCCCCAAAGCCAAGGGTACAGGCAGCGGGGACTTCCTCGCCCTGCCCGACGACTTCCTGCCGCCGCAGCcaccgccaccgcgcctggacgaCCCAGAGCTCCCGCCGCCGCCCCCGGACTTTGTGCCCCCTCCCGCCGCAGTCGTCAAGAGGCCTCCTATGCCCCACCCCGCCAACAGGCACGAGGCATCAATGTTCACAAGcagcaaatga